The Rhododendron vialii isolate Sample 1 chromosome 8a, ASM3025357v1 genome has a window encoding:
- the LOC131336690 gene encoding zinc finger BED domain-containing protein DAYSLEEPER-like, producing the protein MNSTDPFMRRMASQMMVKFDKYWSEHSVILAIAVIFDPRFKFQLVEYSYGKLYGESSSEVFTQCTRIREKLFGLFNEYQSRASYKPEVVQGNIVQEIQGEFIEDFDAFESHLFVSSAQKNQLELYLDEPRLPRNENIDVLEYWRAHNYRYPELASMAHDVLSIPISTVASESAFSVGGRVLDKYRSSLKPKIVEALICSRGWLFGGEEIDNVKLDDVIEDIMNLNLDNDLSESVGCSSSVINVEP; encoded by the exons ATGAACAGTACTGATCCTTTCATGAGAAGGATGGCCAGTCAAATGATGGTGAAGTTTGATAAGTATTGGTCGGAGCATTCTGTGATCTTGGCAATTGCGGTTATATTTGATCCTCGTTTTAAGTTTCAGTTGGTGGAATATTCTTATGGAAAGCTTTATGGTGAGTCATCTAGTGAGGTATTCACACAGTGTACACGAATCCGGGAAAAGCTTTTTGGTCTCTTTAACGAGTACCAATCTAGAGCCTCTTACAAACCGGAAGTTGTTCAAGGAAACATTGTTCAAGAAATCCAGGGCGAATTCATTGAG gaTTTTGATGCATTTGAGAGCCATTTATTTGTTTCTAGTGCACAAAAAAATCAGCTAGAATTGTATTTGGATGAGCCTAGGCTTCCAAGAAATGAAAATATTGATGTACTTGAATATTGGAGAGCCCACAATTATAGGTATCCGGAACTTGCATCGATGGCTCACGATGTGTTGAGTATTCCTATTTCTACGGTTGCTTCCGAATCTGCATTTAGTGTTGGTGGTCGAGTTCTTGACAAATATCGGAGTTCTTTAAAGCCTAAAATTGTCGAGGCTTTGATATGCTCTAGGGGTTGGTTGTTTGGAGGGGAAG AAATCGACAACGTGAAGTTGGATGATGTCATTGAAGACATAATGAACTTGAATCTAGACAACGATCTGTCCGAATCAGTGGGATGTTCTAGTTCCGTGATCAATGTTGAACCTTGA